GGGCGTACGCGGTGGCCCGGTGGCCCGCGGCGATGAGTTCGGCGGCGAGCGCCTCGATGCGGTCCTTGCGGCGGGCGGTGAGGGCGACGTGGTAGCCGGCGGCGGCGAGTTGGCGTGCGGTGGCGGCACCGATGCCGCCGCTGGCTCCGGTGACGACGGCGACGGGGGTCCCAGCGGCGGTCATGTCGTACTCCTCGCGCGTGTGATCGATACGCGGCCAGGATAGGCGGCGCCGATGGGCGGCGCGGATGCGCGGCGCCGTTGCGCGGCTCTCGGCGGTCTCCGGTCGATCATGGACAGGACCTGGGGACCGGTGGCGCGACGGAGTCAGTGGCCGCGCGGGGCGTACATGATCACGGCCATGCCCGCCAGGCAGATCAAGGCTCCGGTCACGTCCCAGCGGTCGGGGCGGTAGCCGTCGGCGACCATGCCCCAGGCGATCGAGCCCGCCACGAAGACTCCGCCGTACGCGGCGAGGATGCGGCCGAACTCGCCCTCCGGCTGGAGCGTCGCGACGAAGCCGTACGCACCCAGGGCGATGACTCCCGCGCCGATCCAGATCCAGCCCCGGTGCTCCTTGAGGCCCTGCCAGACGAGCCAGGCGCCGCCGATTTCGAAGAGGGCGGCGAGGACGAAGAGGGCGGCGGACCGGGCGACGAGCATGGCGACAGGGTGTCACGTGAGACGCCCGGGACTCGCCGGAGCTGACGGGCAATCAGGGCATAAGGGAGATTATGGGTATCTTCTGCCTATGTGTCTGATGCGCAAGGTGCTGTGGGCGGCGTCCGCCGCAGTGGTGTTGGTGGTCTGTACGGGGGCGAGCGCGGGCGCGGGCGACCGGGCGATCGCGCCGGAGGCGGATGTGGCGCACCACGGCCGTGTCGCGCTCACGAACGGCCGGCTCTCGGTCCGGCTGCTGACGGA
The Streptomyces lunaelactis genome window above contains:
- a CDS encoding YnfA family protein yields the protein MLVARSAALFVLAALFEIGGAWLVWQGLKEHRGWIWIGAGVIALGAYGFVATLQPEGEFGRILAAYGGVFVAGSIAWGMVADGYRPDRWDVTGALICLAGMAVIMYAPRGH